The following proteins are encoded in a genomic region of Streptomyces sp. NBC_01723:
- a CDS encoding ACP S-malonyltransferase: MSHGGRAPTGGTPRTVLMCPGQGAYLPGALRHLRDLPTVAEVLRRVDAHSTALGAAGSPVARLLTDPCAPGPDQLLLTDPLAFDLATYTAVTALAALLLDLVARPVHAVLGHSMGDLAALTAAGALTLEQGVRLLHQRDRLLRDAALPAAGLLSTDLTADRAAELLRTQALAGVRIAARNAPTQTVLAGPDDQLATAACAARALGHRATPLTSRTAYHHPLLTDVHRSFRRLLRAQPVAPPALAVYTTVTDRPLDTPAQLRAVAAAHLTEPMAFHRTLHALRRAGFTTYLDSGPRALLSTLARAGLPGCAVAAPFRTPVGVDRLRHRLAAALG, encoded by the coding sequence ATGAGCCACGGCGGTCGGGCCCCCACCGGAGGCACACCGCGCACCGTGCTGATGTGCCCCGGCCAGGGGGCCTACCTCCCCGGCGCGCTGCGCCACCTGCGGGACCTGCCGACCGTGGCGGAAGTACTGCGGAGGGTGGACGCCCACAGCACCGCCCTCGGCGCCGCCGGGTCACCCGTCGCCCGTCTCCTCACCGACCCCTGCGCGCCCGGCCCCGACCAGCTCCTGCTCACCGACCCCCTCGCCTTCGACCTGGCCACCTACACCGCGGTGACCGCCCTGGCCGCCCTCCTGCTCGACCTCGTCGCCCGGCCCGTCCACGCGGTGCTCGGCCACAGCATGGGCGACCTCGCGGCACTCACCGCCGCCGGGGCGCTCACCCTGGAACAAGGCGTCCGGCTGCTGCACCAGCGCGACCGGCTGCTGCGCGACGCCGCGCTGCCGGCGGCGGGCCTGCTGTCCACCGACCTGACCGCCGACCGGGCAGCGGAGCTGCTGCGCACCCAGGCGCTGGCCGGGGTGCGGATCGCCGCCCGCAACGCGCCCACCCAGACGGTCCTGGCCGGCCCCGACGACCAACTGGCCACCGCGGCGTGCGCGGCCCGCGCACTCGGCCACCGCGCCACGCCGCTGACCAGCCGCACCGCCTACCACCACCCCCTGCTCACCGACGTCCACCGGTCCTTCCGCCGCCTCCTGCGCGCGCAGCCCGTCGCACCACCCGCTCTCGCCGTGTACACGACTGTCACGGACCGTCCCCTGGACACCCCGGCACAGCTGCGCGCCGTGGCCGCCGCCCACCTCACCGAGCCCATGGCCTTCCACCGCACGCTGCACGCGCTGCGCCGGGCGGGATTCACCACCTACCTCGACAGCGGCCCCCGGGCCCTGCTGTCCACCCTGGCCAGGGCGGGACTCCCGGGCTGCGCCGTCGCGGCTCCCTTCCGCACTCCGGTCGGCGTGGACCGCCTGCGCCACCGACTCGCCGCCGCCCTGGGGTGA
- a CDS encoding beta-ketoacyl-[acyl-carrier-protein] synthase family protein — MSPRHAAGPAHHERDAVVTGLGMTTALGGDVTTTWRALLDGVCGIERVEFATPDGPAQTYLAAPAAVDPGAALPSAKAAHCDRSAQFALVAAREATRDAGFEDPSSLSAGGSRVAVVVGTGLGGFTSILEHDHRLRTRGPGRVSPRAIPVMLPNHPAAEVGLMVGAKAGVHAPVSACASGAEALAQALGMIRDGRADIVVAGGAEAALHPLALAGFARLRALSRRLDDPKGASRPFDAERDGFVMGEGAGMLVVESVAHAAARGARVHGRLTGAGITNDSHHVAQPAPGGTGCAAAVDEALSDAGLRPGQVRHVNAHATSTPLGDLGEAQALRRIFAGGLKHVAVSATKAAFGHTLGAAGAIEAVLTVLALRERTAPPACSLERLDPEVAEIDLNVVGPSPAPLPSGPLAAVTTSMGFGGHNVALAFTGAS; from the coding sequence GTGAGCCCACGGCACGCGGCCGGCCCGGCCCACCACGAGCGGGACGCCGTCGTCACCGGACTGGGCATGACGACCGCGCTGGGCGGCGACGTCACCACCACCTGGCGGGCCCTGCTGGACGGCGTGTGCGGCATCGAGCGCGTCGAATTCGCGACGCCGGACGGCCCCGCGCAGACCTACCTCGCGGCGCCCGCGGCGGTCGATCCCGGCGCGGCCCTGCCCTCCGCCAAGGCGGCGCACTGCGACCGCTCGGCGCAGTTCGCCCTGGTCGCCGCGCGGGAGGCCACGCGCGACGCCGGATTCGAGGACCCCTCGTCCCTCTCCGCGGGCGGTTCGCGGGTGGCCGTGGTCGTAGGGACCGGGCTGGGCGGCTTCACCAGCATCCTGGAGCACGACCACCGCCTCCGGACCCGGGGCCCGGGGCGGGTGAGCCCGCGCGCCATCCCCGTCATGCTGCCCAACCACCCGGCGGCCGAGGTGGGACTGATGGTGGGCGCCAAGGCCGGGGTGCACGCCCCGGTCAGCGCCTGTGCCTCCGGCGCCGAGGCCCTCGCCCAGGCCCTCGGCATGATCCGGGACGGCCGTGCCGACATCGTCGTCGCGGGCGGTGCCGAAGCAGCCCTGCATCCGCTCGCCCTCGCCGGGTTCGCGCGGCTGCGGGCACTCTCCCGGCGCCTGGACGACCCCAAGGGCGCGTCGAGACCCTTCGACGCCGAACGGGACGGCTTCGTGATGGGCGAGGGCGCCGGCATGCTCGTCGTGGAGAGCGTCGCGCACGCCGCCGCCCGCGGCGCCCGCGTACACGGCCGGCTGACCGGAGCCGGCATCACCAACGACAGCCACCACGTCGCACAGCCCGCGCCCGGCGGAACGGGCTGCGCCGCCGCCGTCGACGAGGCCCTGAGCGACGCCGGTCTCCGTCCGGGGCAGGTCCGGCACGTCAACGCCCACGCCACGTCGACACCGCTCGGCGACCTCGGCGAGGCACAGGCTCTGCGCCGGATCTTCGCCGGGGGCCTCAAGCATGTGGCGGTCAGCGCCACCAAGGCCGCCTTCGGGCACACCCTCGGGGCGGCCGGCGCCATCGAGGCCGTCCTCACCGTGCTCGCGCTGCGCGAGCGGACCGCCCCGCCCGCGTGCAGTCTCGAGCGCCTCGACCCCGAGGTCGCCGAGATCGACCTGAACGTCGTGGGACCCAGCCCCGCGCCACTGCCTTCCGGACCCCTCGCGGCCGTCACCACGAGCATGGGTTTCGGCGGCCACAACGTCGCACTCGCCTTCACCGGCGCCTCATGA